From a region of the Stenotrophomonas sp. BIO128-Bstrain genome:
- a CDS encoding TRAP transporter substrate-binding protein produces MFTRRSFLATSLGALAAPALTACSRSSNAAPAGAQLLTATDVHVADYPTVTAVKWIGKTLEEKTGGRLRLRQYHSGQLGRESEAIDMARFGAIDITRVYSGALNNAFPLTQGLCLPYVFESVAHMRRALDGGVADTVLQGFETRDLVGLAIYDSGARCFYNTKHPIVEPKDLHGLKLRVASSDIFIQLMRLLGANPTPMSLGDTFSGMETHMIDGAENNMRSFHSSRHFEAAHYWSQSDHSYAPDVLLMSRQSFDALSPADRTLVIETARESVQVMREQWDASENTARQAVADFGIKFNEVDMPAFRKAADPLLQRYLQQPELAALTRRIRDFA; encoded by the coding sequence CCGCGCCCGCGCTGACGGCTTGTTCGCGGTCGTCCAACGCCGCACCGGCTGGTGCGCAGTTGCTGACCGCCACCGACGTCCACGTCGCCGACTACCCCACCGTCACGGCGGTGAAATGGATCGGGAAGACGCTGGAAGAAAAAACCGGCGGCCGGCTGCGCCTGCGCCAGTACCACTCCGGCCAGCTCGGCCGCGAGTCCGAGGCGATCGACATGGCCCGCTTCGGCGCCATCGACATCACCCGCGTCTACTCCGGCGCGCTCAACAACGCATTTCCGCTGACCCAGGGCCTGTGCCTGCCGTACGTGTTCGAGTCGGTGGCGCACATGCGCCGCGCCCTCGATGGTGGCGTTGCCGATACGGTCCTGCAGGGCTTTGAAACCCGCGATCTGGTCGGCCTGGCCATCTACGACTCCGGCGCGCGCTGCTTCTACAACACCAAGCATCCGATCGTGGAACCCAAGGACCTGCATGGCCTGAAGCTGCGCGTGGCGTCTTCGGACATCTTCATCCAGTTGATGCGCCTGCTCGGTGCCAACCCCACCCCGATGTCGCTGGGCGATACGTTCTCGGGCATGGAAACGCACATGATCGACGGTGCGGAAAACAACATGCGCAGCTTCCACTCCAGCCGCCACTTCGAGGCCGCGCACTACTGGTCGCAGAGCGATCATTCCTACGCGCCGGACGTGCTGCTGATGTCGCGCCAGAGCTTCGATGCGCTGAGCCCGGCCGACCGCACCCTGGTGATCGAGACCGCACGCGAGTCGGTGCAGGTGATGCGCGAGCAGTGGGATGCCTCGGAAAACACCGCCCGCCAGGCCGTGGCCGACTTCGGCATCAAGTTCAACGAGGTCGACATGCCGGCCTTCCGCAAGGCCGCCGACCCGCTGCTGCAGCGTTACCTGCAGCAGCCGGAGCTGGCCGCCCTCACCCGTCGCATCCGCGACTTCGCCTGA